In the genome of Haloferax mediterranei ATCC 33500, one region contains:
- a CDS encoding NAD(P)-dependent alcohol dehydrogenase: MTVDAATGRQDGDKMNAVVYSEYGDPSVFEQKEVDRPTPNDSEVLIDVRAASVNAGDCHLMRGSPFLVRFMYGGILQPKLQILGMDVAGRVEVVGKNVTRFHPGDAVFGDVSKCGFGGFADYVVATADTLVMKSADVSFEEAAVVPTAAVTALQGLRGAGQIQSGQNVLINGASGGVGTFAVQIAKSFGADVTGVCSTEKMEIVRSIGADRVIDYTREEFTEHRQSYDLILDTAASHSLFDYKRALTPEGTYVMVGGPVGRLFQAMIFGPLLSVVGSKNLRNLLMEPNKDDLAFVKELLETGTVKPVIDSRYALAEVPEAIRYLEEGRAKGKVLVTLDANGS, translated from the coding sequence ATGACGGTCGATGCGGCGACTGGAAGGCAGGACGGAGACAAAATGAACGCAGTTGTGTACTCTGAGTATGGCGATCCCAGTGTTTTCGAACAAAAAGAAGTGGATAGGCCGACCCCCAACGACAGTGAGGTATTGATAGACGTTCGTGCAGCGTCGGTGAACGCTGGTGACTGCCATCTCATGAGGGGGTCACCGTTCTTAGTCCGCTTCATGTACGGTGGTATTCTACAACCGAAATTACAGATACTCGGGATGGATGTTGCGGGTCGGGTCGAAGTCGTAGGCAAAAATGTGACGCGGTTTCACCCGGGTGATGCGGTATTTGGGGACGTATCGAAGTGTGGTTTTGGCGGCTTTGCCGACTACGTTGTCGCAACAGCAGATACGTTGGTGATGAAATCTGCTGACGTTTCGTTCGAGGAAGCGGCGGTCGTGCCGACAGCAGCAGTCACCGCCCTTCAGGGTCTTCGGGGTGCTGGACAGATTCAGTCGGGCCAAAATGTCTTGATTAATGGTGCGTCCGGCGGTGTCGGGACGTTTGCGGTGCAAATTGCCAAATCGTTCGGGGCTGACGTAACCGGCGTCTGCAGCACGGAAAAAATGGAAATCGTTCGCTCGATTGGGGCAGACCGCGTCATCGACTACACCCGAGAAGAGTTCACCGAACATAGACAATCGTACGATTTGATTCTCGATACTGCGGCATCACATTCTCTGTTTGATTACAAGCGCGCATTAACACCAGAGGGAACCTATGTCATGGTGGGTGGTCCAGTCGGTCGATTGTTTCAAGCTATGATTTTCGGACCGTTACTGTCTGTAGTCGGGAGTAAGAATCTACGTAATTTGCTGATGGAACCTAACAAAGACGATCTGGCCTTCGTAAAGGAACTTCTCGAAACCGGTACAGTCAAGCCTGTTATCGATAGTCGATACGCGTTAGCCGAGGTTCCCGAGGCTATCAGGTATCTTGAAGAAGGACGTGCCAAAGGAAAAGTGCTGGTAACTCTGGACGCTAATGGTTCGTAA
- a CDS encoding CBS domain-containing protein — protein MPVKNIAVDAMTTSREASVTDLAQTMLDEQLGDLVVVEGDKPVGMVTDRDIALAVAEHDDVTQLTAEDIMTADPLTIHEDATAVDLPAKMAEGQVRRIPVVDDGGALVGIATLDDVVATTGEMLKDVATVIEWQSREYKPED, from the coding sequence ATGCCAGTGAAAAATATCGCCGTCGACGCGATGACAACCAGTCGGGAAGCCTCGGTTACAGACCTCGCTCAGACGATGCTGGACGAACAACTCGGTGACCTCGTCGTCGTCGAAGGCGACAAGCCAGTCGGGATGGTCACAGACCGTGACATCGCCCTCGCCGTCGCAGAACACGACGATGTAACCCAACTCACTGCCGAAGACATCATGACGGCAGATCCGCTTACGATTCACGAGGACGCGACAGCAGTTGACCTTCCGGCCAAGATGGCGGAGGGACAGGTCCGTCGGATTCCTGTCGTTGACGACGGAGGGGCACTCGTCGGCATCGCCACGCTCGACGATGTCGTCGCAACGACGGGCGAGATGTTGAAAGACGTTGCGACGGTAATCGAGTGGCAATCCCGCGAATACAAGCCAGAGGACTGA
- a CDS encoding DUF7557 family protein — translation MTYTLEISDDLKERLDGHLEEDESHEEFIAELLSMYETEGTFLQEGYSE, via the coding sequence ATGACATACACACTCGAGATTAGTGACGATCTCAAAGAGCGGTTAGACGGCCATTTAGAGGAAGACGAATCGCACGAGGAGTTCATCGCCGAACTCCTCTCGATGTACGAGACTGAGGGGACATTCCTTCAAGAGGGATACTCAGAATAG
- a CDS encoding universal stress protein: MYDEILLPMDGSSEAEAAVVRALDLARIGDATVHILYVVDTSPEPPGLGSSARDELRNYSERRGRDMTQQVQKRADESGIAAVRTVSEGIPHRVITKYIEANDIDLVMMGTHGEAGRGEFLTGRATERVVALSDVPVMSVRVAPDVTVPTEGYAMYDDVVVATDGSDAAERAAEHGLGIAERYGADVHVVYVIDTTTYGLGDAPRSIVGLLKQGGQNAITDIETTARDRNLPVTTTVLRGVPEDEILSYADGVDADVITLGTRGRSAGPEHLLGSTTARLVGRSDIPVFTTS, translated from the coding sequence ATGTACGACGAGATACTCCTTCCGATGGATGGCAGTTCGGAAGCTGAAGCGGCAGTTGTCCGGGCGCTCGACCTCGCTCGAATTGGCGACGCAACGGTCCACATCCTCTACGTCGTCGATACCAGCCCCGAACCACCTGGCTTAGGGTCTTCAGCACGAGACGAATTACGGAACTACTCCGAGCGGCGCGGGCGGGATATGACCCAGCAGGTACAGAAACGAGCCGACGAGAGTGGAATCGCGGCCGTTCGTACCGTCAGCGAAGGCATTCCGCATCGAGTAATTACCAAGTATATCGAAGCGAACGACATCGACCTCGTGATGATGGGGACCCACGGTGAAGCGGGGCGCGGGGAGTTCTTGACGGGACGGGCGACGGAACGAGTGGTTGCACTCTCGGACGTACCGGTGATGTCCGTTCGGGTTGCCCCAGACGTGACTGTCCCGACTGAGGGCTACGCCATGTATGACGACGTCGTCGTCGCGACCGACGGCAGCGACGCTGCAGAACGTGCTGCCGAACACGGGCTTGGTATCGCCGAGCGATACGGCGCTGACGTTCACGTGGTGTACGTTATCGACACGACGACCTACGGGCTTGGAGATGCTCCTCGGAGCATCGTCGGTCTCCTCAAGCAGGGCGGTCAGAATGCAATCACCGATATCGAAACAACTGCTCGCGACCGGAATCTCCCGGTGACAACGACCGTCTTACGGGGCGTCCCAGAGGACGAAATCCTCTCCTATGCTGACGGCGTTGACGCCGATGTTATCACTTTGGGGACTCGTGGCCGGAGTGCGGGACCTGAGCACCTACTCGGAAGCACGACTGCGCGCCTCGTCGGTCGGTCAGATATTCCGGTGTTTACCACGAGCTAA
- a CDS encoding universal stress protein, with the protein MYDDILIPVDGSDGSERGVEYGLDIARKYKATVHTLYVIDRRTYGDTPALSSDELFFEQIEDHGEEALQVVEEKAEDLGLDVVSVCKRGIPHEVILEYTEDEDIDLIVMGRHGHSEFQVPHIGSCTDRVIRLAKIPVLPV; encoded by the coding sequence ATGTACGATGATATTCTCATCCCCGTCGACGGGAGTGATGGCTCCGAGCGCGGTGTCGAGTACGGCCTCGATATCGCCCGGAAATATAAGGCAACTGTTCATACCCTCTACGTCATCGACCGGCGAACCTACGGTGACACACCTGCGCTCTCGAGTGACGAACTTTTCTTCGAGCAGATTGAGGACCACGGCGAAGAGGCACTTCAGGTAGTGGAAGAAAAAGCGGAAGACCTCGGTCTCGATGTCGTCTCTGTCTGTAAGCGGGGTATCCCGCACGAGGTCATTCTCGAGTACACGGAGGATGAGGACATCGACCTCATCGTGATGGGTCGGCATGGCCATTCGGAGTTCCAGGTACCACACATCGGGAGCTGTACGGACCGTGTGATTCGGCTCGCAAAAATCCCGGTACTCCCTGTCTAA
- a CDS encoding phosphoribosyltransferase — protein MGATSKFTDRTEAGQLLAEELNRRDIEADIVLAIPRGGLPLGRPVADALDVPLDIVVAKKIGAPGNPEYALGAVTSDGSVWRNEEGLRGFGDNEEYFEQKRAEEAENARAKAERYREGDAPDLTDKTVVIVDDGVATGSTIKACIQPVRTAADRVIVAVPVGPPHTIDEVRQMVDEVVCLQTPSSFMGVGQFYRNFEQVTDEEAMTYLEQES, from the coding sequence ATGGGAGCGACTAGCAAGTTTACAGACAGAACCGAGGCGGGACAGTTACTCGCAGAGGAGCTCAATCGACGCGATATCGAGGCGGATATCGTACTCGCCATCCCACGGGGTGGGCTTCCGCTCGGGCGGCCTGTCGCGGACGCGCTCGATGTCCCGCTCGACATCGTTGTCGCGAAGAAAATCGGAGCGCCGGGGAATCCCGAATATGCGCTCGGCGCGGTTACGAGCGACGGGAGCGTCTGGCGTAACGAAGAGGGTCTCCGTGGGTTCGGTGATAACGAGGAGTATTTCGAACAAAAGCGGGCAGAGGAGGCGGAAAACGCGCGCGCAAAAGCAGAGCGCTACCGAGAGGGCGACGCACCCGACTTGACCGATAAAACGGTCGTCATCGTCGACGATGGAGTGGCGACGGGGTCGACCATCAAGGCTTGTATTCAACCAGTCCGTACCGCTGCAGATCGGGTCATCGTCGCGGTCCCAGTTGGGCCACCACACACGATAGACGAGGTTCGACAGATGGTCGACGAGGTCGTCTGTCTCCAGACACCGAGTAGCTTCATGGGTGTCGGTCAGTTTTACCGCAACTTCGAACAAGTGACTGACGAAGAGGCAATGACATACCTGGAACAGGAGTCGTAA